In Salvia miltiorrhiza cultivar Shanhuang (shh) unplaced genomic scaffold, IMPLAD_Smil_shh fragScaff_scaffold_112_2, whole genome shotgun sequence, the following proteins share a genomic window:
- the LOC131002375 gene encoding F-box protein CPR1-like, giving the protein MKPDFFKNLPPEIISEIFLRLPAVSILISKCVCKRWIHLLESDAFVKSHFARSAPALVVVDDSNQLKVLEFEGELDLNLESHDPLIKYDFPYRQAKLSSSVNGLIVVRVRFNMICVCNPITREVIKLDLPSSRVSGFGFGASKISGRYKAVSISSKPYGYDDKLDCHVYTLGTGSWRRLEGNPCVHQYGEGAFVNGNFHWIVYMNGEASWISCFDLETECFSFFKAPPYLAQGFLRRTTTLSALSGCLWFCKVTSEYEDEYDTGRHEVTIWIMKEYGVDESWSKEYVIPLDDETQSVDPIKVFENGDLLMLVEIDVSGCLFYYSKKTKTMQSIDLFGAGQTSDDVKYGLFTPTLVSLKTLGLGVENVISF; this is encoded by the coding sequence ATGAAGCCAGATTTCTTCAAAAATCTACCACCAGAAATCATCAGCGAGATCTTCTTAAGACTGCCTGCTGTAAGCATTCTAATAAGCAAATGTGTTTGCAAGCGATGGATCCATCTGCTGGAGTCTGATGCTTTTGTCAAGTCTCATTTTGCCAGATCCGCCCCCGCTCTAGTTGTTGTGGACGATTCGAATCAGTTGAAAGTTTTGGAATTCGAAGGCGAGCTCGATCTGAACCTTGAGAGCCACGATCCACTCATCAAGTATGATTTCCCTTACCGCCAAGCAAAACTAAGCAGTTCTGTTAATGGTTTGATTGTAGTAAGGGTGCGTTTTAATATGATTTGTGTATGTAATCCGATCACTCGTGAAGTTATTAAGCTGGATCTGCCTTCTTCAAGAGTATCTGGTTTTGGATTTGGGGCAAGCAAAATCAGTGGCCGATACAAGGCGGTCAGTATTAGTAGTAAGCCCTATGGCTATGATGATAAATTGGATTGTCATGTATACACTCTTGGAACAGGATCTTGGCGACGCCTTGAAGGTAACCCGTGTGTGCACCAGTATGGTGAAGGTGCATTTGTTAATGGAAATTTCCATTGGATAGTATACATGAATGGAGAAGCGTCATGGATTTCTTGCTTTGATCTTGAAACGGAATGTTTTAGCTTCTTTAAAGCTCCTCCCTATCTTGCTCAAGGATTCTTGAGAAGAACAACGACCTTGTCTGCTTTGAGCGGTTGCCTATGGTTTTGCAAGGTAACATCCGAATATGAAGATGAATATGATACTGGGCGACATGAGGTAACTATATGGATTATGAAGGAATATGGAGTGGACGAATCTTGGAGCAAGGAATATGTGATCCCCCTTGATGATGAGACGCAGAGTGTTGATCCCATCAAAGTTTTCGAAAATGGCGACCTATTGATGTTAGTGGAGATAGACGTTTCTGGGTGCCTTTTCTACTACTCTAAGAAGACTAAAACTATGCAAAGTATTGATTTGTTTGGTGCAGGGCAGACCTCTGACGATGTCAAGTATGGGCTTTTCACTCCCACCCTTGTTTCACTCAAAACTTTAGGTTTAGGTGTGGAGAATGTAATCTCATTCTGA
- the LOC131002376 gene encoding uncharacterized protein At4g08330, chloroplastic-like, whose translation MSSGGGGGDEVVLPLSSPDSYSITRAHVSYSCGSCGYELNLNSCNRNISTIDAEYGKSMKRGVISFFSVDESRFTQINKLRWLPYLPSWRLFRRRTKLLCRSCGSYIGTASNVEDGSISSSTFQVVKKNSTATWDGISAARLYEIKIRSLRPMYFE comes from the exons atgagcagcggcggcggcggtggtgatgAGGTCGTTCTTCCACTGTCATCACCTGATTCCTACTCCATTACTAGAGCTCATGTATCTTACAG TTGTGGGTCGTGTGGGTACGAATTGAACCTGAACTCTTGCAACCGCAACATATCAACGATCGATGCAGAATACGGGAAGTCGATGAAACGAGGGGTCATATCGTTTTTCTCGGTTGATGAGAGTAGGTTTACGCAGATAAACAAGCTCCGTTGGCTACCGTACTTGCCTTCGTGGAGGCTGTTTCGACGACGAACTAAGCTACTATGTCGGAGTTGCGGGAGCTACATCGGCACCGCGTCGAACGTGGAGGATGGCAGCATTTCTTCCTCTACATTTCAAGTAGTCAAGAAAAACTCAACAGCCACTTGGGATGGGATTTCTGCTGCTAGATTGTATGAGATCAAGATACGTTCTTTGAGACCGATGTATTTTGAGTGA
- the LOC131002377 gene encoding plant UBX domain-containing protein 4-like — protein sequence MANQSSEFAGDATLDGHPHIALINTFCEITACPSKSEALFFLESHNFDVDAAVSTFLDDANPIEPAAAGPASPAAQSNAHYSPSESLSPSPSRSRSPSPPPASCPYRLRSAAKTGAGASAAGGARRGGGGGGGGIRTLADLNKNPNNEESDSDPDFDPQEYYTGGEKSGMLVRGPPRANDVDAIFNQARQSGGVEAAAEHLLPSSSSRSFAGTGRLLSGEVSSATPEPELPQIVTHNITFWRNGFTIDDGPLRRLDDPANASFLESIAKSECPRELAPADKRTAVHVNLTRKEEDYKEPAKKSLPFRGVGRTLGSTSDAAPMEASSVHTVLTAAPTPSPGLVVDQAQPSTSIQLRLADGTRMVSRFNNHHTIRDIRGFIDASRPDGPRTYQLQSMGFPPKQLTDLDQTIADAGIANSVVIQKL from the exons ATGGCGAATCAGTCATCGGAATTCGCCGGAGACGCCACCCTCGACGGCCACCCTCATATTGCCTTGATTAACACCTTCTGCGAGATCACCGCTTGCCCTTCCAAATCTGAAGCCCTATTTTTTCTGGAGTCGCACAATTTCGATGTCGACGCCGCGGTCTCCACCTTCCTAGACGATGCTAACCCCATCGAGCCCGCCGCAGCCGGTCCGGCCTCCCCGGCGGCGCAGTCGAATGCTCACTATTCGCCTTCCGAGTCACTGTCGCCGTCTCCTTCCCGCTCGCGATCCCCGTCACCGCCGCCTGCGTCCTGTCCGTATCGCCTCCGCTCCGCTGCTAAAACTGGTGCTGGTGCTTCTGCTGCTGGAGGCGCGAGACGTggaggcggtggcggtggcggtggaaTTAGGACTCTGGCCGATCTGAATAAGAACCCTAATAATGAGGAATCTGATAGTGATCCTGATTTTGATCCTCAGGAATACTACACCGGTGGAGAAAAGAG TGGAATGCTTGTTCGTGGTCCACCAAGGGCGAATGATGTGGACGCCATATTCAATCAAGCAAGACAATCAGGAGGTGTAGAAGCAGCAGCTGAACATCTCTTGCCTTCTTCGAGCTCGAGAAGCTTTGCTGGAACGGGAAGGCTACTCTCCGGGGAGGTGTCGTCTGCTACCCCGGAGCCGGAGCTGCCTCAAATTGTCACCCACAACATTACTTTTTGGAGAAATGGATTCACAATTGATGATGGGCCTCTGAGGAGGCTTGATGACCCTGCAAACGCCTCCTTCTTGGAG AGCATTGCAAAGTCCGAGTGCCCGAGGGAGCTTGCACCGGCAGATAAGAGGACTGCTGTTCATGTTAATCTTACAAGGAAGGAGGAAGACTACAAG GAACCAGCGAAAAAGAGTCTTCCCTTCCGAGGCGTTGGGAGGACTCTAGGTAGTACCAGTGACGCAGCGCCAATGGAGGCGAGCAGCGTTCACACTGTGCTGACTGCTGCTCCCACGCCATCCCCCGGTCTGGTTGTTGATCAGGCGCAGCCTTCCACGTCCATCCAGCTGAGGTTGGCGGATGGCACGCGCATGGTTTCACGCTTCAACAACCACCACACGATCAGAGATATCCGAGGCTTCATTGATGCATCGCGACCTGATGGACCAAGAACTTACCAGCTgcagtccatgggtttccctcCAAAACAGCTCACCGATCTGGACCAGACGATAGCCGATGCTGGAATCGCGAATTCGGTCGTGATCCAGAAACTATAG